In Pseudomonas oryzicola, one DNA window encodes the following:
- the pnp gene encoding polyribonucleotide nucleotidyltransferase: MNPVIKKFQFGQSTVTLETGRIARQATGAVLVTVDNDVTVLVTVVGAKQADPGKGFFPLSVHYQEKTYAAGKIPGGFFKREGRPSEKETLTSRLIDRPIRPLFPEGFMNEVQVVCTVVSTSKKTDPDIAAMIGTSAALAISGIPFEGPIGAARVAFHESTGYLLNPTYEQLAASSLDMVVAGTESAVLMVESEAKELTEDQMLGAVLFAHDEFQAVIQAVKELAAEAGKPTWDWQPAPANTELMNLVRAEFGEAVSQAYTITQKADRYNRLGQLRDEAVARLSNEETGPSAGAIKEIFGELEYRTVRENIVNGKPRIDGRDTRTVRPLNIEVGVLPKTHGSALFTRGETQALVVATLGTARDAQLLDTLEGEKKDAFMLHYNFPPFSVGECGRMGGAGRREIGHGRLARRGVQAMLPSDSEFPYTIRVVSEITESNGSSSMASVCGASLALMDAGVPMKAPVAGIAMGLVKEGDKFAVLTDILGDEDHLGDMDFKVAGTAKGVTALQMDIKINGITEEIMEIALGQALEARLNILGQMNQIIAQSRSELSANAPTMIAMKIDTDKIRDVIGKGGATIRAICEETKASIDIEDDGSIKIFGETKEAADAAKQRILGITAEAEIGKIYVGKVERIVDFGAFVNILPGKDGLVHISMLSDARVEKVTDVLKEGQEVEVLVLDVDNRGRIKLSIKDVAAAKASGV, from the coding sequence GTGAACCCGGTAATCAAGAAATTCCAGTTCGGTCAATCGACCGTTACTCTCGAAACGGGCCGTATTGCCCGTCAGGCAACCGGCGCCGTGCTGGTTACCGTCGACAACGACGTCACCGTGCTGGTGACCGTGGTCGGTGCCAAACAGGCCGATCCAGGCAAGGGCTTCTTCCCGCTGTCGGTCCACTACCAGGAAAAGACCTACGCCGCCGGCAAGATCCCAGGTGGCTTCTTCAAGCGTGAAGGCCGTCCTTCCGAGAAAGAGACGCTGACCTCGCGCCTGATCGACCGTCCGATCCGCCCGCTGTTCCCTGAAGGTTTCATGAACGAAGTGCAGGTCGTCTGCACCGTGGTCTCCACCAGCAAGAAGACCGACCCGGACATCGCCGCGATGATCGGTACCTCGGCTGCCCTGGCCATTTCCGGCATTCCGTTCGAAGGCCCGATCGGCGCCGCCCGCGTTGCCTTCCACGAAAGCACCGGCTACCTGCTGAACCCGACCTACGAGCAACTGGCTGCCTCGAGCCTGGACATGGTCGTTGCCGGTACCGAATCGGCTGTACTGATGGTTGAATCGGAAGCCAAGGAGCTGACCGAAGACCAGATGCTGGGCGCCGTGCTGTTCGCCCACGATGAATTCCAGGCCGTGATCCAGGCCGTCAAGGAACTGGCCGCCGAAGCCGGCAAACCGACCTGGGACTGGCAGCCAGCCCCAGCCAACACCGAGCTGATGAACCTGGTGCGCGCCGAGTTCGGTGAAGCCGTTTCGCAGGCCTACACCATCACCCAGAAGGCCGACCGCTACAACCGCCTGGGCCAGCTGCGTGACGAGGCCGTTGCCCGTCTGAGCAACGAAGAGACCGGCCCGTCCGCCGGTGCCATCAAAGAGATCTTCGGTGAGCTGGAGTACCGCACCGTCCGCGAAAACATCGTCAACGGCAAGCCGCGTATCGACGGCCGTGACACTCGCACCGTGCGCCCGCTGAACATCGAAGTTGGCGTTCTGCCGAAAACCCACGGTTCGGCACTGTTCACCCGTGGCGAGACCCAGGCCCTGGTCGTCGCGACCCTGGGTACCGCCCGTGACGCGCAGTTGCTGGACACCCTGGAAGGCGAGAAGAAAGACGCCTTCATGCTGCACTACAACTTCCCACCGTTCTCGGTAGGTGAGTGCGGCCGCATGGGCGGCGCTGGCCGTCGTGAAATCGGCCACGGCCGCCTGGCCCGTCGTGGCGTGCAGGCCATGCTGCCGAGCGACAGCGAGTTCCCGTACACCATCCGCGTGGTTTCGGAAATCACCGAGTCCAACGGTTCCAGCTCCATGGCTTCGGTGTGTGGTGCTTCCCTGGCCCTGATGGACGCCGGCGTGCCGATGAAGGCGCCGGTTGCCGGTATCGCCATGGGCCTGGTCAAGGAAGGTGACAAGTTCGCCGTCCTGACCGACATCCTGGGTGATGAAGACCACCTGGGCGACATGGACTTCAAGGTAGCCGGTACCGCCAAAGGCGTCACCGCGCTGCAGATGGACATCAAGATCAATGGCATCACCGAAGAGATCATGGAAATCGCCCTGGGCCAGGCCCTGGAAGCGCGCCTGAACATCCTCGGCCAGATGAACCAGATCATCGCCCAGTCGCGCAGCGAGCTGTCGGCCAACGCCCCGACCATGATCGCGATGAAGATCGACACCGACAAGATTCGTGACGTCATCGGCAAGGGCGGCGCCACCATCCGCGCCATCTGCGAAGAGACCAAGGCTTCGATCGATATCGAAGACGACGGCTCGATCAAGATCTTCGGCGAAACCAAGGAAGCGGCGGATGCTGCCAAGCAGCGCATCCTGGGCATCACCGCCGAGGCCGAGATCGGCAAGATCTACGTCGGCAAGGTCGAGCGCATCGTCGACTTCGGCGCCTTCGTCAACATCCTGCCTGGCAAGGACGGCCTGGTGCACATCTCCATGCTGAGCGATGCTCGTGTCGAGAAAGTCACCGACGTGCTCAAGGAAGGCCAGGAAGTCGAAGTACTGGTACTGGACGTGGATAACCGCGGCCGTATCAAGCTGTCGATCAAGGACGTTGCCGCGGCCAAGGCCTCGGGCGTCTAA
- a CDS encoding BON domain-containing protein, with product MKKFAIAAATATALTLTMANAAFAQQSTQAPMTLAAGEVTKTKEAASDTWITTKVKADLMTEKGVPGSDIKVETNKGVVSLSSDTPVTSAQKEMAISIAKKIKGVQAVSADGLKAE from the coding sequence ATGAAGAAGTTCGCCATTGCTGCCGCTACTGCTACCGCTCTGACCCTGACCATGGCTAACGCGGCATTTGCCCAGCAATCCACCCAGGCCCCGATGACGCTGGCGGCCGGTGAGGTGACCAAAACCAAGGAAGCGGCCTCCGATACCTGGATCACCACCAAGGTGAAAGCCGACCTGATGACCGAGAAAGGTGTGCCTGGAAGCGATATCAAGGTCGAAACCAACAAAGGCGTCGTGTCGCTTTCCTCTGACACGCCGGTGACCTCTGCACAGAAAGAGATGGCGATTTCCATCGCCAAGAAGATCAAAGGCGTACAGGCTGTTTCGGCTGATGGTCTGAAAGCCGAATAA
- a CDS encoding putative quinol monooxygenase, with translation MYSLFIKTRVKRGCVEKFLAAIKANAEASVATEPGCLVFDVAQDRVDPEVIYLYEIYRDDAAYEAHTRTAHFRDSRPLVEPLIMEQQCFESDVLARNPML, from the coding sequence GTGTATAGCCTGTTCATCAAGACCCGCGTGAAACGCGGTTGTGTGGAGAAATTTCTAGCCGCGATCAAAGCCAATGCCGAGGCTTCCGTAGCCACCGAGCCCGGCTGCCTGGTCTTCGATGTGGCACAGGATCGGGTCGACCCAGAGGTGATCTACCTGTACGAGATCTACCGTGACGACGCTGCCTATGAGGCGCATACCCGGACGGCGCATTTTCGCGACAGCCGCCCGTTGGTGGAGCCGTTGATCATGGAGCAGCAATGCTTCGAAAGCGATGTGCTGGCGCGCAACCCGATGTTGTAA
- a CDS encoding VOC family protein: MSELPARPGRLNGLRHIALLVPNLEECERFYVDVLGMEVLNRANEDLVYLTCGNDNLSLGRGAGAANGLQTLDHYGFIVDSVEELEAWYQYFKARGVTLLDKPFNHGDGARSFHLLDPAGNKVQPLYHPAVSGQQLV; encoded by the coding sequence ATGTCCGAATTGCCTGCCCGTCCTGGTCGTCTGAACGGCCTGCGCCACATTGCCTTGCTGGTACCCAACCTGGAGGAGTGTGAGCGCTTCTACGTCGATGTGCTGGGCATGGAAGTGCTGAATCGCGCCAACGAGGACCTGGTGTACCTGACCTGTGGTAACGACAACCTGTCGCTGGGGCGTGGGGCAGGGGCGGCCAACGGGTTACAGACCCTCGACCACTACGGGTTCATCGTCGACAGCGTGGAGGAGCTCGAGGCTTGGTACCAGTACTTCAAGGCGCGTGGCGTGACCTTGCTCGACAAGCCGTTCAACCATGGCGACGGCGCGCGCAGCTTCCACCTGCTGGACCCGGCTGGGAACAAGGTGCAGCCGCTGTATCACCCGGCGGTGTCGGGGCAGCAGCTGGTATAA
- a CDS encoding DUF748 domain-containing protein, whose translation MYKGLTRAAGALLALVALYSLLGFLVLPGVALRIANQQLAQYATVPAHLERIELNPFSLELKLWGLQIGEPGKEQVGFDRLYANLSLDSLWTGALHLQAVELVKPRNEVLFAKDGTLNLTRLFKLPASQAKPDAPPSDPFPLRIGSIKLSEGYLHFEDLRPSEPIEFLYDNMNLELKNLSTLPNDNADMTLVANGPNGGRIDWKGTLSLAPIASEGTLKITEGKMKAFWPYVRDAVPLVLEEGVVSLDTHYKLNLAKQTELLLDNASLRIAPFAIKAPDGRPLARLASLEVSETSVDLVKQLVTVGKIRSEKLETWAALEKDGQLDWQKLFASQPARATPKEKTEPAAAEPTPKEQAAKEPSKPWQVLLKDVQLRNYLVHLADRTQKEAVALDVGPLNADLQGFDSLNQSPFSLKLDTGVGRQGKLQATGQVNLAPIWAKLDVSTRDIDLRVAQAYISPFILLELRSGMLSSDLNVDLKNTAPLAFSITGKAQVSQLHTLDTIKSRDFVKWQQVNVDGLSYVHGDALSIDKVTLLQPYARFIINEDRTTNINDLLIPQPAGAPGSAPAQSKPAAASSDKPLGIHIGQIDINDGSANFADLSLTPNFATAIQQLNGRIGTIDNRKPVPAKVDVKGKVDRYAPVIIKGALNPFNPLASLDIATSFRRVELTTLTPYSGKFAGFRIRKGRLNLDLHYLITNGQLKAENKVVVEQLQLGEKVDSPDAVDLPIRLAVALLKDTEGKISIELPVSGDLNNPQFSIMPIVWQTLRNLVLRAAQAPFKFIGGLVSGGGSEDLGSVAFAPGSSELGQDAQASLDKLASALKERPELRLEIEGTSAQASDGPLIAQQRLEREYQATWYKILQRRGDKVPANASMLVVDDSDKPAMLEGIYRNRLKQQPPAEWEQLSREERTAKLREAVIKSWAESTALLRTLGQERASSIKDYLVDKGKLEDDRVYFIDTNLGQAEGDGRVITPMHLDAE comes from the coding sequence ATGTACAAAGGATTGACTCGCGCCGCAGGCGCACTGCTGGCCCTGGTAGCCCTCTACAGCCTTCTTGGCTTTCTCGTCCTTCCCGGTGTCGCGCTGCGCATCGCCAACCAGCAGTTGGCCCAGTACGCGACCGTACCTGCCCACCTCGAACGGATCGAGCTCAACCCCTTCAGCCTCGAACTGAAACTGTGGGGCCTGCAGATCGGCGAGCCTGGCAAGGAGCAGGTCGGCTTCGACCGGCTGTATGCCAACCTCTCGCTCGACAGCCTGTGGACCGGCGCACTGCATCTGCAGGCGGTGGAACTGGTCAAGCCGCGCAACGAAGTGCTGTTCGCCAAGGACGGTACGCTCAACCTGACTCGCCTGTTCAAGTTACCCGCCAGCCAGGCCAAGCCCGACGCACCGCCCAGCGACCCGTTCCCGCTGCGCATTGGCAGCATCAAGCTCAGCGAGGGCTACCTGCACTTCGAGGACTTGCGCCCGAGCGAGCCGATTGAATTCCTCTACGACAACATGAACCTGGAGCTGAAAAACCTCAGCACCTTGCCGAACGACAACGCCGACATGACCCTGGTGGCGAATGGCCCGAATGGCGGGCGCATCGACTGGAAAGGCACACTGAGCCTGGCGCCGATCGCCTCCGAGGGTACGCTGAAAATCACCGAAGGCAAGATGAAGGCGTTCTGGCCCTATGTACGTGATGCCGTGCCACTGGTGCTGGAAGAGGGTGTGGTCAGCCTCGATACCCATTACAAGCTCAACCTCGCCAAGCAGACCGAACTGCTGCTGGATAACGCCTCGCTGCGCATCGCACCGTTCGCCATCAAGGCGCCGGATGGCCGCCCGCTGGCCCGCCTGGCCAGCCTGGAGGTGAGCGAAACCTCGGTCGACCTGGTCAAGCAGCTGGTCACCGTGGGCAAGATCCGCAGCGAAAAACTGGAAACCTGGGCCGCGCTGGAAAAGGACGGCCAGCTCGACTGGCAGAAGCTGTTCGCCAGCCAGCCGGCCAGGGCCACGCCGAAGGAAAAGACCGAACCGGCCGCCGCCGAGCCCACCCCAAAGGAGCAGGCGGCAAAAGAGCCGAGCAAGCCCTGGCAGGTGCTGCTCAAGGACGTACAACTGCGTAACTACCTGGTGCACCTGGCAGATCGTACACAGAAGGAGGCGGTGGCCCTCGACGTGGGCCCGCTCAACGCCGACCTGCAAGGTTTCGACAGCCTCAACCAGTCACCCTTCAGCCTCAAGCTCGACACTGGCGTGGGAAGACAAGGCAAACTGCAGGCAACCGGCCAGGTCAACCTGGCACCCATCTGGGCCAAGCTGGACGTCAGCACCCGCGACATCGACCTGCGCGTGGCCCAGGCCTATATCAGCCCGTTCATCCTGCTGGAACTGCGCAGCGGCATGCTCTCCAGTGACCTCAATGTCGACCTGAAGAACACCGCACCGCTGGCCTTCAGCATCACCGGCAAGGCACAGGTGAGCCAGCTGCATACCCTCGACACCATCAAGAGCCGCGATTTCGTCAAATGGCAGCAGGTGAATGTCGACGGCCTGTCGTACGTGCACGGCGACGCGCTGTCGATCGACAAGGTGACCCTGCTGCAGCCCTATGCGCGCTTCATCATCAACGAAGACCGCACCACCAACATCAATGACCTGCTGATCCCGCAGCCGGCCGGCGCCCCGGGTTCAGCCCCGGCCCAGAGCAAGCCGGCAGCTGCCAGCAGCGACAAGCCGTTGGGCATTCACATCGGCCAGATCGACATCAACGACGGTTCGGCCAACTTCGCCGACCTGTCCCTCACACCCAACTTCGCCACGGCCATCCAGCAACTCAATGGCCGGATCGGTACCATCGACAACCGCAAACCGGTACCGGCCAAGGTCGACGTCAAGGGCAAGGTCGACCGCTACGCACCGGTCATAATCAAAGGCGCACTCAACCCGTTCAACCCGTTGGCCAGCCTGGACATCGCCACCAGCTTCAGGCGCGTCGAGCTGACCACCCTGACGCCTTACTCTGGCAAGTTCGCCGGTTTCCGCATTCGCAAGGGCCGGCTCAACCTCGACCTGCATTACCTGATAACCAATGGCCAGCTCAAGGCCGAGAACAAGGTGGTGGTGGAACAACTGCAGTTGGGCGAGAAGGTCGACAGCCCGGACGCAGTGGACCTGCCAATCCGTCTGGCGGTGGCGCTGCTGAAGGATACCGAGGGCAAGATCTCGATCGAGTTGCCGGTGTCCGGCGACCTCAACAACCCGCAGTTCAGCATAATGCCGATCGTCTGGCAGACCCTGCGCAACCTGGTGCTGCGTGCAGCACAGGCGCCATTCAAGTTCATTGGCGGGCTGGTGAGCGGCGGTGGCTCGGAAGACCTGGGCAGCGTGGCCTTCGCCCCGGGCTCCAGCGAGCTTGGCCAGGACGCCCAGGCCTCGCTGGACAAGCTGGCTTCGGCGCTGAAGGAGCGCCCGGAGCTGCGCCTGGAAATCGAAGGCACCAGCGCCCAGGCCAGCGATGGCCCGCTGATCGCCCAGCAGCGGCTGGAACGGGAATACCAGGCCACCTGGTACAAGATCCTGCAACGCCGGGGTGACAAGGTGCCGGCCAATGCGTCCATGCTGGTGGTCGATGACAGTGACAAACCGGCGATGCTCGAAGGCATCTACCGCAACCGCCTGAAGCAGCAACCACCTGCCGAATGGGAGCAATTGAGCCGCGAAGAGCGCACTGCCAAGTTGCGCGAGGCCGTGATCAAGTCCTGGGCCGAGAGCACTGCGCTGCTGCGCACCCTGGGCCAGGAACGGGCCAGCAGCATCAAGGATTACCTGGTGGACAAAGGTAAGCTCGAAGATGACCGGGTTTATTTCATCGATACCAACCTGGGGCAGGCTGAGGGTGATGGGCGGGTGATTACCCCGATGCATCTGGATGCTGAATAA
- a CDS encoding oxygenase MpaB family protein, protein MEALRRRIETQVMSLTGLALGQLDLESPKGDPGLFGPHSISWRVHGDFPSMLAGGISALMLQLLHPLALAGVWDHSNFREDLLGRLRRTSQFISGTTFGATGDAEWLIDKVRTIHLQVTGTAPDGRPYAASDPDLLTWVHVAEVSSFLGAHLRYCNPHLAVAEQDAYYAEIALIAERLGARNVPRSRQQVEEYLQHMRPQLLCDARSHQVLDILLDAPAPSRLAQPVGKLMLHAGLDLLPGWAQAMLGLQHSPLQRRMIRLGLRHTAPLLRWAMRNGSAQRAKRRMGIE, encoded by the coding sequence ATGGAAGCCCTTCGCCGTCGCATCGAAACCCAGGTCATGAGCCTCACCGGGCTGGCCCTCGGCCAGCTCGACCTGGAGTCGCCCAAGGGCGACCCCGGCCTGTTCGGCCCGCACAGCATCAGCTGGCGGGTGCATGGCGACTTCCCGAGCATGCTGGCGGGCGGCATCAGCGCCCTGATGCTGCAGCTCCTGCACCCGCTGGCCCTGGCCGGGGTGTGGGACCATTCCAATTTCCGTGAAGACCTGCTCGGGCGCCTGCGCCGGACCAGCCAGTTCATTTCCGGCACCACCTTCGGCGCCACCGGCGATGCCGAATGGCTGATCGACAAGGTCCGCACCATCCACCTGCAGGTAACCGGTACCGCACCGGACGGCCGCCCTTATGCAGCCAGCGACCCGGACTTGCTGACCTGGGTGCATGTGGCCGAAGTCAGCAGCTTCCTGGGCGCCCACCTGCGTTACTGCAACCCACACCTTGCCGTTGCCGAACAGGACGCCTATTACGCAGAGATCGCGTTGATCGCCGAGCGCCTGGGTGCGCGCAACGTGCCGCGCTCACGCCAACAGGTCGAGGAGTACCTGCAGCACATGCGCCCGCAGTTGCTTTGCGATGCCCGCAGCCACCAGGTGCTCGATATCCTGCTCGACGCCCCCGCTCCCAGCCGCCTGGCACAGCCGGTGGGCAAGCTGATGCTGCACGCTGGCCTCGACCTGCTACCTGGTTGGGCCCAGGCCATGCTCGGCCTGCAGCACAGTCCGCTGCAGCGGCGCATGATCCGCCTCGGCCTGCGACACACCGCACCGCTACTGCGCTGGGCAATGCGCAACGGCTCGGCGCAGCGGGCGAAACGGCGCATGGGCATCGAATAA
- the acs gene encoding acetate--CoA ligase: protein MFDIRNYPQALAVSQSAALSPDDYRRLYRQSVDDPDAFWAEQARRLDWIKPWSSVQQCDLKTGQARWFDGGQLNVSYNCIDRHLTRRGDQTALLWEGDDPKDAKAITYRELHRQVCRLANALKARGVKKGDRVCIYMPMIPEAAFAMLACTRIGAIHSVVFGGFSPDALRDRILDADCRTVITADEGVRGGKRIPLKHNVDKALASCPAVSSVFVVRRTGADVAWADGRDLWYHEATEKAGDDCPVEPMEAEDPLFILYTSGSTGKPKGVLHTTGGYLLQATLTFKVVFDYRDGEVFWCTADVGWVTGHSYIVYGPLANGAISLMFEGVPNYPDSSRFWQVVDKHKVNIFYTAPTALRALMREGDGPLQGTSRQSLRLLGSVGEPINPEAWEWYFEAVGQKRCPIVDTWWQTETGGIMITPLPGSQVLKPGCASQPMFGVQPLLLDDKGKLIEGPGAGLLVIKASWPGQIRSVYGDHQRMVDTYFKPMPGYYFTGDGARRDADGDYWITGRIDDVINVSGHRIGTAEVESALVLHDSVAEAAVVGYPHDLKGQGVYAFVTTMNGVTPDDALKAELLALVSKEIGSFAKPELIQWAPALPKTRSGKIMRRILRKIACNELDNLGDTSTLADPSVVQGLIDKRLNQ, encoded by the coding sequence ATGTTCGATATCCGTAACTACCCACAGGCCCTGGCCGTCAGCCAGTCCGCCGCACTCTCCCCGGACGACTACCGTCGCCTCTACCGCCAATCGGTCGATGACCCCGACGCTTTCTGGGCCGAACAAGCCCGGCGCCTGGACTGGATCAAGCCCTGGTCGAGCGTGCAGCAATGCGACCTGAAGACCGGCCAGGCGCGCTGGTTCGATGGCGGCCAGCTCAATGTCAGCTACAACTGCATCGACCGCCACCTGACCCGGCGCGGTGATCAGACCGCGTTGCTGTGGGAAGGTGACGACCCCAAGGACGCCAAGGCCATCACCTACCGCGAACTGCACCGCCAGGTCTGCCGCCTGGCCAATGCCCTGAAAGCGCGTGGGGTGAAGAAAGGCGACCGGGTGTGCATCTACATGCCGATGATCCCCGAAGCCGCCTTTGCCATGCTCGCCTGCACCCGCATCGGCGCCATCCACTCGGTGGTGTTCGGCGGCTTCTCGCCCGATGCCCTGCGCGACCGCATTCTCGATGCCGACTGCCGCACCGTGATCACCGCCGATGAGGGCGTGCGCGGCGGCAAGCGCATCCCGCTGAAACACAACGTCGACAAGGCCCTGGCCAGTTGCCCCGCAGTCAGCAGCGTGTTCGTGGTGCGCCGTACTGGCGCTGACGTCGCCTGGGCCGACGGCCGCGACCTCTGGTACCACGAGGCAACGGAAAAGGCCGGCGACGATTGCCCGGTCGAGCCGATGGAGGCCGAAGACCCGCTGTTCATCCTGTATACCTCCGGCAGCACCGGCAAACCCAAGGGCGTGCTGCATACCACCGGCGGCTACCTGCTGCAGGCCACCCTTACCTTCAAGGTGGTGTTCGACTACCGTGACGGCGAGGTGTTCTGGTGCACTGCGGACGTCGGCTGGGTCACCGGCCACAGCTACATCGTCTATGGCCCGCTGGCCAATGGCGCGATCTCGCTGATGTTCGAAGGTGTGCCCAACTACCCCGACAGCTCGCGCTTCTGGCAGGTCGTGGACAAGCACAAGGTGAACATCTTCTACACCGCCCCGACCGCCTTGCGCGCCCTGATGCGTGAAGGCGACGGGCCGCTGCAGGGCACCTCACGCCAGAGCCTGCGCCTGCTCGGCAGCGTCGGCGAGCCGATCAACCCTGAAGCCTGGGAATGGTACTTCGAGGCCGTCGGACAGAAGCGCTGCCCCATCGTCGATACCTGGTGGCAAACCGAAACCGGCGGCATCATGATCACTCCCCTGCCCGGCTCGCAGGTGCTCAAGCCCGGCTGCGCCAGCCAGCCCATGTTCGGCGTGCAACCGCTGCTGCTGGATGACAAGGGCAAGCTGATCGAAGGCCCGGGGGCCGGCCTGCTGGTCATCAAGGCCAGCTGGCCAGGGCAGATCCGTAGCGTCTATGGCGACCACCAGCGCATGGTCGACACCTACTTCAAGCCCATGCCTGGCTATTACTTCACCGGCGACGGCGCTCGCCGCGATGCCGATGGCGACTACTGGATCACCGGGCGCATCGACGACGTGATCAATGTTTCCGGGCACCGCATTGGTACCGCCGAGGTGGAAAGCGCTTTGGTGCTGCATGACAGCGTTGCCGAAGCGGCCGTGGTCGGTTATCCCCATGATCTCAAGGGCCAAGGGGTGTACGCCTTTGTCACGACGATGAACGGGGTAACACCGGACGACGCGCTCAAGGCCGAGCTACTGGCCTTGGTCAGCAAGGAAATCGGCAGTTTCGCCAAACCCGAGCTGATCCAGTGGGCCCCGGCACTGCCCAAGACACGCTCTGGCAAGATCATGCGGCGTATACTGCGCAAGATCGCCTGCAACGAACTGGACAACCTGGGCGATACCTCGACCCTGGCCGACCCCAGCGTGGTGCAGGGCCTGATCGACAAACGCCTCAACCAGTAA
- the pgi gene encoding glucose-6-phosphate isomerase: protein MAYYRTPHDVTALPAWQALQQHRDAMQGFSMREAFAADAKRFDQFSLSSCGLFLDYSKNLITEQTRDLLVNLADQVGLQDAIKSMFSGEIVNASEGRPVLHTALRRPVGDKLSVNGVNVMPEVHKVLNQITELVGRIHDGLWRGYSEKPITDVVNIGIGGSFLGPELVSEALLPYAQRGVRCHYLANIDGSEFHELSANLRAETTLFIVSSKSFNTLETLKNAMAARTWYLAQGGSEAELYRHFIAVSSNKAAAVAFGIREENIFPMWDWVGGRYSLWSAIGLPIALAIGMANFKELLSGAYTMDQHFQTAPFEKNMPVLLALLGVWYGNFWGANSHAILPYDHYLRNITKHLQQLDMESNGKSVLQDGTPVKTDTGPVIWGGVGCNGQHAYHQLLHQGTQLIPADFIVPVVSFNPVADHHQWLYANCLSQSQALMLGKTREEAEAELRAKGLNEADIEKLAPHKVIPGNRPSNTLVVERISPRRLGALVAMYEHKVFVQSVIWGINAFDQWGVELGKELGKGVYQRLVGSLEDSAEDGSTQGLINYFRGRHRG, encoded by the coding sequence ATGGCGTATTACCGTACACCCCACGATGTGACGGCCCTGCCCGCCTGGCAGGCGCTCCAGCAACACCGCGACGCCATGCAAGGCTTCAGCATGCGCGAAGCCTTCGCCGCCGATGCCAAACGCTTCGACCAGTTCTCCCTGAGCTCCTGCGGCCTGTTTCTTGACTACTCGAAGAACCTGATCACCGAACAGACCCGTGACCTGCTGGTGAACCTGGCCGACCAGGTCGGCCTGCAAGATGCCATCAAGTCGATGTTCAGCGGCGAAATCGTCAACGCCTCCGAAGGCCGCCCGGTGCTGCACACTGCCCTGCGCCGTCCGGTGGGCGACAAGCTCAGCGTCAACGGCGTGAACGTCATGCCGGAAGTGCACAAGGTACTCAACCAGATCACCGAACTGGTCGGCCGCATCCATGACGGGCTGTGGCGCGGCTACAGCGAGAAGCCGATCACCGACGTGGTCAACATCGGCATCGGCGGTTCGTTCCTCGGCCCCGAACTGGTCTCCGAGGCGCTGCTGCCCTATGCCCAACGCGGCGTGCGCTGCCACTACCTGGCGAACATCGACGGCAGTGAGTTCCACGAGCTGTCGGCCAACCTGCGCGCTGAAACCACCCTGTTCATCGTCTCGTCGAAGTCGTTCAATACCCTCGAGACCCTGAAGAATGCCATGGCCGCTCGCACCTGGTACCTGGCCCAGGGCGGCTCGGAAGCCGAGCTGTATCGCCACTTCATCGCCGTGTCCAGCAACAAGGCCGCTGCCGTGGCCTTTGGCATCCGCGAAGAGAATATCTTCCCGATGTGGGACTGGGTGGGCGGGCGCTACTCGCTGTGGTCGGCCATCGGCCTGCCGATTGCCCTGGCCATCGGCATGGCCAACTTCAAGGAACTGCTGTCCGGTGCCTACACCATGGACCAGCACTTCCAGACCGCACCGTTCGAAAAGAACATGCCGGTGCTGCTGGCCCTGCTGGGCGTCTGGTACGGCAACTTCTGGGGCGCTAACAGCCACGCGATCCTGCCGTACGACCATTACCTGCGCAACATCACCAAGCACCTGCAGCAGCTGGACATGGAGTCCAACGGCAAGAGCGTGCTGCAGGATGGCACCCCGGTGAAGACCGATACCGGCCCGGTGATCTGGGGCGGCGTCGGCTGCAACGGCCAGCACGCCTACCACCAGCTGCTGCACCAGGGCACCCAGCTGATTCCGGCCGACTTCATCGTGCCGGTAGTGAGCTTCAACCCGGTCGCCGACCATCATCAGTGGCTGTACGCCAACTGCCTGTCGCAGAGCCAGGCGCTGATGCTGGGCAAGACCCGCGAAGAGGCCGAAGCCGAGCTGCGCGCCAAGGGCCTGAATGAAGCGGACATCGAGAAGCTGGCCCCACACAAGGTGATCCCGGGTAACCGCCCGAGCAACACCCTGGTGGTGGAGCGCATCAGCCCACGCCGTCTGGGCGCCCTGGTGGCGATGTACGAACACAAGGTGTTCGTGCAAAGCGTGATCTGGGGTATCAACGCTTTCGACCAGTGGGGTGTGGAACTGGGCAAGGAGCTGGGCAAGGGCGTTTACCAGCGCTTGGTCGGCAGCCTGGAAGACAGCGCCGAAGACGGCTCCACCCAGGGCCTGATCAACTACTTCCGCGGCCGTCACCGCGGTTGA